One Triticum dicoccoides isolate Atlit2015 ecotype Zavitan chromosome 4B, WEW_v2.0, whole genome shotgun sequence genomic window carries:
- the LOC119290752 gene encoding protein unc-13 homolog: MGSMARLLPDSRSASASASWTSSLSSDLATAAATAVTATSSSAMPLAAPFPGLGVPLSDADLRTTAYEVLVAASRATGGRPLIYIPQSAPSSTSARSTSSTSTSTSFSSSSSSGLQRSRTSTAASKVKRSLGLSPSASSKAGMEAPRRPETVMELVRVNLRVTEQADSRIRRGLLRIAAGQLGRRAESMILPLEFLQRSKASDFPDPHEYEAWQFRNLKLLEAGLLVHPLIPLSKSDIYAQTLREIISRAYDKSLQNGKNLESMQELCSAVKSLAGRSLGGSSDECHWADGFPFNLHIYQMLVEACFDSENGTVVDEVEEVMGLLKKTWVILGINQMLHNLCFAWALFNHFVTSDQVDIELLSAAENQLNVVVKDAKNAEDPDYCDVLISILSSITGWTEKRLLAYHETFNASNIVSMQGIVTIGVSAAKILLEDISQKHPGKRKQKTDVVRGKIETYIRSSLRTAFAQRMDEADSKRSSRNPVPVLAILAKDISDLASKEKNIYSPILKKWHPLASGVAVTTLHSCFGNELKQFMVGRTKFTQDTAQVLNAADKLEKNLVNIAVEDFLDSDDGGKSLIRQMPPYEAENAIAALVKGWMKERVDKLKEWVDQSLQQETWNPKANRQSFAPSSMEMLRMVDEILDAFFELPISMHSTLVSDLAAGLDGILQYYVSKAKSCHGTQSTATPQLPHLTRCDVGSKLFKKKEKPHALLNRGSQVGSSTRKSEGCDLPELCVQINTFHYIRTEVENLKKKAKKCLRNSELSQDGIGTTDGMNIKFELSQASCQDGIRQLCDATAHKVVFSYLSHVLLDMLYVGGAASNRVEPLLRELHSTLGVISGIMRNEPRDHLITALMKASFDGFLLVLLAGGPTRAFTLQDAQIIENDFRALRGLYLANGDGLPHELVDKASSEVKSVLPLLRTDTESLIQRFKQAITERQGSPTKSSFAKPPRVPAQWSANDPNTILRVLCYRYDEAATKFLKKTYKFPKKL; encoded by the exons ATGGGCagcatggcgcgcctcctccccgactcccgctccgcctccgcctccgcctcctggaCCTCTTCCCTCTCGAGCGACCTCGCaactgccgccgccaccgctgtcACCGCAACCTCCTCCTCCGCGATGCCGCTCGCGGCCCCATTCCCCGGCCTCGGCGTGCCGCTCTCCGACGCCGATCTCCGCACCACCGCCTACGAGGTCCtcgtcgccgcctcccgcgccaccGGCGGCAGGCCCCTCATCTACATCCCCCAGTCCGCCCCCTCCTCCACCAGCGCCCGTTCCACCTCCTCCACATCCACCTCGacgtccttctcctcctcctcgtcctccggcCTGCAGCGTTCGCGGACGTCGACGGCGGCCAGCAAGGTGAAGAGGTCGCTCGGGCTCAGTCCGTCGGCGTCATCTAAGGCCGGGATGGAGGCGCCGCGGAGGCCAGAGACGGTGATGGAGCTGGTGCGGGTCAATTTACGTGTCACGGAGCAGGCCGACTCGAGGATCCGCCGCGGGCTTCTCCGCATCGCCGCCGGCCAG CTAGGTAGACGTGCTGAATCAATGATTTTGCCCTTAGAGTTTCTGCAGCGATCTAAAGCATCAGATTTCCCTGATCCACATGAGTACGAGGCCTGGCAGTTTAGGAACTTGAAGCTTCTTGAGGCTGGTTTGCTGGTTCACCCACTTATTCCCTTGAGCAAATCAGACATTTATGCACAGACATTGCGAGAGATAATAAGTAGAGCATATGATAAGTCACTTCAAAACGGGAAGAACTTGGAATCGATGCAGGAACTATGCAGTGCGGTGAAGTCCCTTGCTGGTAGGTCCCTAGGTGGAAGTTCTGATGAATGTCACTGGGCAGATGGCTTTCCATTCAATCTCCATATCTATCAAATGTTGGTAGAAGCTTGCTTTGATAGTGAGAATGGTACTGTGGTTGATGAAGTTGAGGAAGTGATGGGGTTATTGAAGAAGACTTGGGTTATTCTTGGGATTAATCAGATGCTTCACAACCTCTGCTTTGCCTGGGCGTTGTTCAACCATTTTGTCACATCGGACCAAGTAGATATTGAGTTACTTTCTGCTGCTGAGAATCAGTTAAATGTAGTTGTAAAAGATGCAAAAAACGCAGAAGATCCAGATTACTGTGACGTATTGATCTCCATTTTAAGTTCCATAACGGGTTGGACAGAGAAAAGATTGCTAGCTTACCATGAAACTTTCAATGCTAGCAACATTGTTTCGATGCAAGGTATTGTCACAATAGGAGTCTCAGCTGCGAAGATTCTTCTTGAAGATATATCTCAAAAACACCCTGGTAAAAGGAAACAAAAGACTGATGTGGTGCGTGGCAAGATCGAAACCTATATACGGTCCTCGCTCCGTACTGCTTTTGCTCAA AGAATGGATGAGGCAGACTCAAAGCGATCATCAAGGAATCCTGTGCCAGTTCTTGCAATCCTCGCAAAGGATATTAGTGACCTTGCTTCGAAGGAGAAAAATATCTACAGTCCAATACTGAAGAAATGGCACCCGCTTGCTTCTGGTGTTGCAGTTACAACCCTTCATTCTTGCTTTGGTAATGAGCTGAAGCAATTTATGGTTGGGCGTACAAAGTTCACACAAGACACGGCTCAAGTGCTTAACGCTGCTGACAAGTTAGAGAAGAATCTGGTTAATATTGCAGTTGAAGACTTTCTGGACAGTGATGATGGAGGCAAGTCATTGATTAGACAGATGCCACCGTATGAAGCTGAAAATGCAATTGCTGCTCTGGTCAAAGGTTGGATGAAAGAACGAGTGGACAAACTTAAAGAATGGGTTGACCAAAGTTTACAGCAGGAG ACATGGAATCCAAAAGCTAACAGGCAGAGCTTTGCTCCTTCTTCCATGGAGATGCTAAGGATGGTTGATGAAATTTTAGATGCGTTTTTTGAGTTGCCCATATCAATGCACTCTACTTTGGTTTCTGATTTAGCAGCTGGGCTAGATGGGATTCTACAGTATTATGTCTCGAAAGCAAAATCTTGCCATG GGACCCAGAGTACTGCTACTCCACAACTGCCTCATTTAACAAGATGCGATGTTGGATCCAAATTATTCAAGAAAAAGGAAAAGCCACATGCTCTTCTGAATCGCGGATCGCAAGTTGGATCTTCTACTAGAAAGTCGGAAGGATGCGATCTTCCTGAACTCTGTGTACAAATAAATACATTCCATTACATCCGAACTGAGGTGGAGAATCTGAAGAAGAAGGCGAAAAAATGTTTGCGGAACAGTGAATTATCTCAGGATGGTATTGGCACCACTGATGGAATGAACATCAAGTTTGAGCTATCCCAGGCAAGTTGCCAAGACGGCATCCGTCAGCTGTGTGACGCAACAGCACATAAGGTGGTATTCAGTTATTTGAGTCATGTTCTCTTGGACATGCTGTATGTCGGTGGTGCTGCGTCAAACAGGGTGGAGCCTTTGTTGAGAGAGCTTCACTCTACCCTTGGGGTGATATCTGGCATAATGCGTAATGAGCCGCGGGACCATCTCATAACCGCGTTGATGAAAGCTTCCTTTGATGGGTTCCTGCTGGTGCTTCTTGCTGGTGGACCTACACGCGCTTTCACCCTTCAAGACGCTCAGATCATAGAGAATGATTTCAGAGCCCTCAGAGGATTGTACTTGGCAAATGGTGATGGCCTGCCACATGAACTGGTTGACAAGGCTTCATCAGAGGTGAAGAGCGTTCTGCCACTCCTACGAACAGATACAGAATCCCTCATCCAGCGTTTCAAGCAAGCGATTACCGAACGCCAGGGATCTCCAACCAAATCTAGCTTCGCGAAACCTCCTCGTGTGCCCGCCCAGTGGAGCGCAAATGACCCGAACACTATCCTGCGAGTTTTGTGCTACCGGTACGATGAGGCGGCCACAAAATTCCTCAAGAAAACATACAAGTTCCCAAAGAAGCTTTGA